The DNA window TTTCCGCAATCACCTTCTCATTGCCGATGAGGATTGCAGCACCACCAGCACTTGCAGTATATTCTAGTGGGTCTCCAGGTGCTCCCTGAGATGTGTCAGCACCTATTGCAAGTCCATACTTTATCATCCCTGATTTCACAAGGCCCATGCAGGTCTGGATGCCTGCAGTCCCTGCCTTGCAGGCAAATTCGTAGTCAGCAGCAGTTAAGTCAGGCGTTGCACCTATTGCCTCTGCAACAACGGTGGCAGTGGGCTTCACAGCATAGGGATGCGACTCTGAGCCACAATAGATTGCTCCAATTTCTTTCGGATTAATTGAAACTCTTTTCAGTGCGTTCCTTGCCGCTGTCACCGCAATTGTGATTGTGTCTTCATCCGGGCCTGGCACTGATTTGGCTTTCACACCTAAGCTCTCGCCGTAGCTCTTTCCATCGATTCCCCACACCGCTCCAATCTCTGCAGGTGTTATCCTGTAGCGGGGCACATAGCCACCATAACTTACTATTCCTACCATTTTTTCACAACTCCTCTAATCTTTTTATTATTTCATTCAGGTTCATTTTTGTGACAAGCAAGGGAATGTTTTCCAGTTCTGCAATTTTTATTGCAAGTGGGTCAAGTTCCTTTGGTGCATGGAGCACCACACAGGCAGGTTTCAGGGGATGGACCCTTATTGCTACCATGGGACTTCGGCCAAACCTTACATCGGTAAATATGAGGGCCCTCTCAGTGCTCCAGCCATAAATTTTGAGATAGTCAGTAGCATTCAGGGAGAGAATTGCCTTAACACTATCAACTATTGTGTAGCCATGTATGTCACGCTGGAGTGAGCAAGGAGAAACATTTTTTGCACCAAGCACATCCTTGAAGTCGGTTAGTGGAATTCCAATGGGAAACTCACGAATCTGAATAATGGCATCACTTTCAACACCAAGCATGTATTTTTTAATGACTTCCCCACCTTTTTTTCTATCAATATTTATTATAGACTGGACAATTCTAGAAATTGTCTTTATGCCTGGCGACTCCCTTCGCTCATGTTCGTAGTCGCAGATTGTGGATGGCGAGACACCCAGTTCTTCAGCAAGTTCTTTCTGACTCACTTTGAAGGTTTCCCGCCATTTCTTTATTGTCTTGCCAGGGCTTTCAGAAAGCACGATTTCGCCAGCCATTTTTTCAGCAAGTTTATCAAGCATTCGGGGTTTCAATGGCATCTAGTATATAAAACTTTTTCAAAGAATGCCGAATAGGTAGTTCGCTAAAGAGCGAACTAATATGGTAATTTCTATTTGCGTTCTATTTGCGAATTTCCTTTATATCTTCCTGGATTTGTTTTTCCATTTCTCGGTCTATGCTTACCTCACTTTCCCAGATTTCAAGGTTTTCAATCAGTTCCTTAAGGGCTTTAAGGCAATTGATACATATGTATTTGTTTCCGATTTTCTTGACAGGGATTCTTTTATAACAGATGGTATCACAGAGAAAGCAAACATGCATCTCCTTTGTTTTGTATTCTGCATAACTCTCAAGCTTCTTCCCTTCGATTATTGCTTCTATCCACTTCTCTCTTTTTGCAGTTTCTTCAATCGTGCCTTTTTCTTTTTCATCAGGCATAATCTCTTAACATGAATTTACGAAAGGTATTTAAATGTATTTGCTGTCTCCCTTCTGAGATAGATGAAAGCTTTGGATTACAAAGACAGTGAGATAAAAACTAGAGGAGTGAATATAAAAAATCTCCTTGATACTATGAAATTTAAACGGGGAAGTGAGGGCCTCGCTGAGCTAAATAAACATCTATTAAATAACTATGGACTTGACCTCTCCCATGTGATTGAAAAGGACTGGTACCCTCTGTGGTACGAATTTGCTGTGCTTGAAACCCTTTGCTCACAACTCCACGGTGACCCATACAAGAATGCAGAGGTAATAGGGGTGAGAGGTGCAGAAGACATTGGAATTCTTAAGTTTTTTGTAAAGTTTGTTATGAATCCAAACGAACTAGCTGCGAAATCACAGAGTGATTGGAGAAATTTCTACGATGGTGGAAAATTTGTCATTCACAAGAATGTGCCAGGAGAGATAATCTGCGAAATTTGTGATTTTCCATACTTTGAACTTTACGCCCACAATATCAAAGGATTCTTGAAAGGAGTGCTCAAGCTGGGCGGTGCAAAAAACCCAAGGGTGGAAATTATAGAAAATTACAAATACAGATGCACCTGGGAGCAGTAAAAGGCATGGATGGAAGAGACACCAATCAGAAGGAAGAATACATTTCCTAGAATTACACTTATAAATAAACCAGCGGTGATTGGAATTATGAATGGAATCTGTGGCGTCACCCAAACCTCTTTTCTGCCGAGCCGTTCAAGTTCTGCGACCTCTACAGCAATGTTTTCGTCCTCGTCCTTATCTGGAGTGTATTTTGTAACAATTTTTCCGTTCACAGGATGTTCCATGAGCCAAACGAATTTTTTCTTTACATCACACACTGGCATTTTATAGCCAAAAAATGCATGAGGAATCTTAGCGTTGCCCTTTACTGCATTGTAAAGGAAGAGCACTAGGGGATAAAAAATGAACCAGAACACTGCATTCAGAAGAACTGTAAGGGCAAAAGGAAACATAGTTTCAAACATGGAAATGTTTGTTTCTGCAAGCGGGAAATTGAGAAAACGAGGGTATGTGGGAAAAAGAAGAGCTATGAGCATGAGGGCTTTAGCATCTGCACCACCGTGAATTATGTTGAGCTCATAGAAAACTCGCATGAGCACCTGCATTGCAACAATGCCCATCAGAATTCCATTTTCAGGAGAAAACCAGTAAAAGCCAATCAAGAATGTGAGGGCTGTGAGCAGGATGTAAAGCGTCATTTCAACATAGATTTCCGTCGTTTCTGAAATGCCAAACCGTTCGAGGGAGATGTATGGTGTGAAGAAAAGAGCTATTGCAAGTAAACCAAGAAGATAAGCAATACCCGAGCTTGAGATTAAAATGAGATGGCTAAAAAGAAGTAGAGAACCAATTGCACCACCAATCAGCCAGACATAGTTTTCTATCTGACGTGTGCGATAGTCTGAGTAGGAAGCGATGCTAAACAAACCCAAAGCAACAATCACACGGGTTATGTCAATGTATTCCAAGAGCATAATTCAGGTTAAAGAACAGTTATATATATGTGTAAGGGCGGTAATGTGTCAAAAGTGAAGCACAAATAAAAATAAAAAAACAGAGAAAATTATTTTTGTCTTCTTCTATACAGTATTGAAAGCACACCTATGCAAAGTACCAACAACGCAAATACTGGGAATTGCGAGAACTCTGGAACACTCAAAGGATACCAGTCGCTCGCACCTGCACCACCAGCTATCGGATAAGCACTTGCCGTACCCCATTCCTTGCCGTCCCAGTTGCTCCAGTAGTTGCCTTCCTGTGCAGTATTATTGTACCAGAGGTTACCTGTACCTGCATCATATGCTTGACTTTTGCCATCTGTGGTACCTTTGGTTGCGCCGTTGTTCCCTGTAAAGTTATTATAACAGATGTAATTGTTTGCGGAAGTAGATGTGAGATAGATACCATAATTTGTGTTTTGGTATATCCTGTTATGTGTTATGTTATTAAAGGATGATGAGGTTATGTAGATTCCATAAGTGCCGTGGTTGTAGATATTGTTGTAGATTATTGTTGTATTGTTTGCATAGGATGATGTTGCAAAATAGATACCATATTGTGTATTGCTGTATATATCGTTGTTAATTATCGTGGTATTGTTCGCATATGATGATGCGAAATAGATGCCGTACTGTGCATTGTTGTAGATTGTGTTGTTTGCAATAGTGTTGTTCTCTGGTTTTGTGCCCGTAAGATATATGCCTGCCCTACTGTTCCCAAAGGCCTCATTTCCGAGCACTATGTTATTCCTCGAAGTGGTCAGTCTAATACCATCTCTGTTTCCATAAACAGTGTTATTTTTTACTGTGTTCCATACACTACTTGTTTGCAGCCATATTCCAAATGTGTGGTTATATACAATGTTCTCTTGAATTGTGACATTAGTGGCAGTGATGAGCGATATTCCAGCACTGTTTGTTCCACCTGATACATTCTCGAGTTCGCAGTTTTTGATGACTACATGGAGATTTGTATTCTGAAGAGAGATACCGTATGTGCCAGAGTAAGTAGATATCTTGTAGTTTTTGATTATGTATGGGTTCGATTCACTGCCGTCTCCATCCCAACCCCATTCAGCTGCCTTTCCAATCAGAGCGCTGTCTCCGTTTATTGCGAATGGCACTGTTCTCTTCATCGCTTCGTTTGGTGCAACACCACTGTTAATGTTCTCAATCCATGTGAAGTTCAAAATTTTAGGGCTATCACCTGTTGGGTTTTCCTTCGGAGACGCACCGAACAGGTAGTTGTTTGCACCATTTGTGATGTAGAAGAGAATGTTGACCTGCGTGGGATTTCCTATATCGGCAAATGGAATCGCTATCTCTGCGGTCTGGGAACCTTTTGCCACACCTCCTGTGAAACTCTGATCAGCAAGCCAAGCACCTGCATTTGAATCCCACATTCTTAGATTCCAATAAGGCGTTGCTCGACCTGGTGCATAGACGAAACACCAGTCAGCATAGAAGGAGAAATTGTGCCAACCATTCCAGTCCACTGATGTGCTTCCACCACCACTGGCTGTGTCCATGTAAATCCAGAGCACATCCTCTTCAGTGCCTCCATGAAATGCCTCTCCTCTATCAACACCGATATAAAGATTATTTGCATTCCATGTGAGATACCAATTTACATTATCTTTACCGCCCATGTTCTCGTCTGCTTGCCATTCTCCAAGGTCACCATCAACAACAATGTCATGGTAAGAGGTTTTACCATTTGAAGATAACTCAGTGTACTGGAGCGTTGTAGAAACGCTAAATTTCCAATCAACCATATAGTAATAAACTGCATAGGTCTCGCCTATACCAAGTGTGTTCTTCCCAGCCATTGTCTCCATTTCTCTGCCGTTCGTTGCTGCTGCCACACTATCGCCAATGTTCCATGTCCATTCCTGCTGCACCACACCTGCAAATGTCAGCACTCGGCTTGCCTCTATCTTTCCGTTCTTGCCTACAATTTCTATGGCCTTGTCAGCTCCAACTGCAAAGTTTTGCGAGGGCTTGAAACCAGTTGCTGCGTTATTGTCCGTGTCAATAAATACATACGCCACATCCCTTCCATTTGCGTTTGGAATTGCAGTTTCTCGCTGATTCGCAACATACACCGGATTTTCCGATGGTGCCTCCACAATGTATCTGCCATCACCAGCAAGCAAATTACCATACACCTTTGCATAAAACGCCACACTCTTGCCAGATTCCGCTGTTGCATATTCAGCAATGTCTATGTTTTCTGGCACACCGAAATTCCTTGCCTTCGAGGTCTTTTCAATGCCCTGCCAGTCCTCAAAATTACCATCTACCTTTATTACACTAGCATTGTTATTCTGCCATGTAAGCACCGCAATTGCACTGAGCACTACTATACCTATCAGAAACACAGCCAAGATACGTGCATGATTAACACCTTTGTTCATTCTCTTATTGTATTTGTGTTTGTGCGTTAAACCACTTGTAAACCCACTGGGATACCCATATTTGTTATTCCTAATGCCCTTCAACTCCAAACCTTTTGTGGTTTTGCTTTCCAACTTCATTTGAATCACCAAAGAAAGAGTATCTGTTCTTAATATTTATAATTTTGTATTAGGAATAACCCTGCTAACTGAAAACCATAAAAAATGTGAAAAGTTTATTTTTTATGTTGTGAGTTAACCATCTAGAAGTCGTTTCTCACCCTCGATTTTCTTTATTTCAGTTATGTCCTGGGTTACTTCAAGACAGCCAAGATATTCTCCTTGTTTATTTCTCACTGGGAAATACCTGATATAAATCTGTCTGCCCTTCAGATTAATCCAGAACTCTGCTTTATCCCGTTTACCTGCCTTGAAGTCGTTAATAATCGCGTTTACCTTTTCCAAACTCTTCTGGGGATGGCAGTTCTGGACTTTTCTTCCAATAACTGCCTTGGTCCTTGGAAAGATTCGGTCTTTAGTGTCGTTGTAATACCTTACAGTGTCCTCTTTGTCAACAAAAGAAATGTCAACTGGTAGAGCGTTCAGAATTGCATCCAGTTCTTCCACAGATAATTTTCCTGTATCCAGTGGTACTTCTCCATCCACACATAGTGCTTTAAGATTTCTATGCTCTTCTTTTGTCCCTACAACAGTTTGACCTACACCAAGAACAGTGCTCGGTGTGAAGCAGCAGTATCCCAGTTCATCAAATTCTTTCCTTGCCTCCTTCCATTCCTCCTCTGAAATGACTCGCAGAGCCGTTGGGAAAAGGATGTTGTTCTCTTTGTAAAAGTGGGACTGCAAATTTTCCAGTAGTTTGAGTGTAGTTTCCTGAAGTTTTGCTACATCCACATCATTGCTCTCTGCAATTGCATAAATCTCCTTTTTTATCTCTCTTATCATATCATGTTCCATCCACATCACTTGCGGTGGCTCGGTAATCCCGTGCCTTTCAAGGTAGGGAAAGAGTGCATTCTCCTCTCGCACATAATGGCTTTCGGAACTTTTCAGATGCTCAATCACATGCTCCAGTTTCTCATGTTCACTGCCTCCCCAATCCCTTGCTATCTGCAATAACTCACCGGCAAATCCAAGCAGCATTTCGTGTTCTGTGAGAAGAATTTTCAGAGGATGTCCATCTGGCACATCCATTTTACCACCTTGCAATTCATTGAAAATTTTAAGATGGAGGTCGCACAATTTTCTTATTTCCTCTCTGGGAATGCCTTCTTTAATCAGCTCTTCCTCCGCTCTCGCAATTTCCAAGGGTGTCACTTGAGAGAGAAACTCCCTGAATTCAGCCTTCACATTCTCTGGCGTTGCACCTTCATGCAATTTCTTCAGAATGCCCTTCAAAATCTCCTTTCTTCTGGTCTCCTCTTCCATTTTATTCACCATCCAACAGGAATATATGCAGATATATGTAAATTACGGAAGGGACAATATTATGCTGGCATAAACAAAACATAGAAAAATCAGATAAAAATGAATAAAAAGGGTAAAAGAGTTCAGATTTTTCTTTTTCTGAGGGTTACCACTGCAAACACTGTTACCAACATTGGTATCAGAATATATCCTATAGAGAATTCGCTGACTGGCTGGATTGTTACTGGGAAACTTCCGTTTTCTGGAAGTGTTGCAGTGTTGTTTCCGCTATCCCATGCCTGGATATAGTAATAGAGGGGGCCTGGTGAACTCTGAGCTGGAATCTGTCCGTGCCATGTACCATTGGTGTTGTTGCCTGCAATCAAAGACATAGCAATCGCTATTGTGGTATCACTTCCAACTGGTTGGTAGAACACTTTTACATCCGTTATGGGTTCCGCACCAGCTGTTACATTGGCATAAATGTCGATTGGATCTCCTACATTCGCAGCGGTTACTGGTGTGTGGCTGATGAGAATTGTACCTGCGGGAACTATATTTATATACACCACCTTTGCGTCATTTCCAGTAGCTATATCTGCGCCGAGTTCTGTATTTACCATGATTTTGTATCTTCCTGTTTCGGTGAAGTTGTATATCCAATCTAGGTTTACCTCCGCATTTTGAGGCATTGTTATCCCTGTGGGCTTCGTCTGATTGAATATCTCTGTCAGTACTGTGTTTTTCTTCCCTATTACCTGCACATCGTCAAGATACCAACCCAGGTAATTGACCATGCTATCTGCACCGAAATTAAATCTCACTTTAACATTCGAATTGCCAACCCATCTTGTAAGGTTTACTGTCACTTCAACCCATGTTTGGACTCTTCCTGAAAATGCTTTCTTTCCACCGAGTGGATTGCCCCATGAGGAGGAAATTGTTCCGTTGTAATAGGGTTGAGGATTAACATTTGGCTCGTCTACCTGCATCCATGTGCTTCCATCAGTTGTTATTTCTATTAACCAACCATCATACACCGTGTAAGTTCCAGTTTCCATGTCCACCCACTGCCAGTACTTCATAACAACATAGTCGTAACCCGAGAGGTCCATTGCTGGTGAGATCAGCGCTGCTGAATATGCATTTGCGTAATTGCCAGCTAGATTTGTGCCCCAGACATTTGAGCCACTGTGTGGTGTTGGTGCACCTGTGCCTGATGGCGTCCCTCTTGCCCATTGGTCCACTGCATTGCCACCTGTATTCTGGTGTGTCCAGCCCTTGTCTATCTCAAAGTCATCCACAAAGACTGTGTCCTCCGTGCCTGGTAGAACTTCCCAGATTCTGCATCTCACATCAAAAGAATCCTGGGTGTTTGGTCCATAGTTTTTGATTTTCGCACTCACTGTTCGTTCGCCAGTATAGTAGGCGTTCTCATTTATCGGAGAGATAATACTCTCAACGCCTACATCATCAAGGGTTTTGAATACCCTGACTGTAGCAGTGCCATCAAGTCCTGTGTCGTCTATTGCCACAACTCTGATTCTGTAGGTTCCAACAGGATAGGATGTGAGGTCAAGTGTGTAGCTGTTTCCAGTGGTGCTTCCAATGTAACTCCAGGATTGCCCATCGTCAGGGCTGAGGTAAATGTCAAACTTCACGATTGTCCTCGTATCGCTGGCACTCCATGTTACATTAACAATATCATAAAAGCCAGTATTTTCCTCTGGAGCGGTGATAGTCACCGTGGGCTTTGAGCCACCAAGCAGGTAGGAAAGCGAGCGATCCATGAGAGTTGCCCTTATACTCCTTGAGGAGATGTCCTCAAACGCAAAGGCATAGTAAACCACTCCATGACTCCCTAGATATCTAACACCAGCAGTGTTTCCACTGGAGTACATTAGGAAGGCATAGGCACCTGTGCGGGCAGAAACTCTAT is part of the Thermoplasmata archaeon genome and encodes:
- a CDS encoding A24 family peptidase C-terminal domain-containing protein; its protein translation is MLLEYIDITRVIVALGLFSIASYSDYRTRQIENYVWLIGGAIGSLLLFSHLILISSSGIAYLLGLLAIALFFTPYISLERFGISETTEIYVEMTLYILLTALTFLIGFYWFSPENGILMGIVAMQVLMRVFYELNIIHGGADAKALMLIALLFPTYPRFLNFPLAETNISMFETMFPFALTVLLNAVFWFIFYPLVLFLYNAVKGNAKIPHAFFGYKMPVCDVKKKFVWLMEHPVNGKIVTKYTPDKDEDENIAVEVAELERLGRKEVWVTPQIPFIIPITAGLFISVILGNVFFLLIGVSSIHAFYCSQVHLYL
- a CDS encoding NosD domain-containing protein, with product MKLESKTTKGLELKGIRNNKYGYPSGFTSGLTHKHKYNKRMNKGVNHARILAVFLIGIVVLSAIAVLTWQNNNASVIKVDGNFEDWQGIEKTSKARNFGVPENIDIAEYATAESGKSVAFYAKVYGNLLAGDGRYIVEAPSENPVYVANQRETAIPNANGRDVAYVFIDTDNNAATGFKPSQNFAVGADKAIEIVGKNGKIEASRVLTFAGVVQQEWTWNIGDSVAAATNGREMETMAGKNTLGIGETYAVYYYMVDWKFSVSTTLQYTELSSNGKTSYHDIVVDGDLGEWQADENMGGKDNVNWYLTWNANNLYIGVDRGEAFHGGTEEDVLWIYMDTASGGGSTSVDWNGWHNFSFYADWCFVYAPGRATPYWNLRMWDSNAGAWLADQSFTGGVAKGSQTAEIAIPFADIGNPTQVNILFYITNGANNYLFGASPKENPTGDSPKILNFTWIENINSGVAPNEAMKRTVPFAINGDSALIGKAAEWGWDGDGSESNPYIIKNYKISTYSGTYGISLQNTNLHVVIKNCELENVSGGTNSAGISLITATNVTIQENIVYNHTFGIWLQTSSVWNTVKNNTVYGNRDGIRLTTSRNNIVLGNEAFGNSRAGIYLTGTKPENNTIANNTIYNNAQYGIYFASSYANNTTIINNDIYSNTQYGIYFATSSYANNTTIIYNNIYNHGTYGIYITSSSFNNITHNRIYQNTNYGIYLTSTSANNYICYNNFTGNNGATKGTTDGKSQAYDAGTGNLWYNNTAQEGNYWSNWDGKEWGTASAYPIAGGAGASDWYPLSVPEFSQFPVFALLVLCIGVLSILYRRRQK
- a CDS encoding helix-turn-helix domain-containing protein is translated as MLDKLAEKMAGEIVLSESPGKTIKKWRETFKVSQKELAEELGVSPSTICDYEHERRESPGIKTISRIVQSIINIDRKKGGEVIKKYMLGVESDAIIQIREFPIGIPLTDFKDVLGAKNVSPCSLQRDIHGYTIVDSVKAILSLNATDYLKIYGWSTERALIFTDVRFGRSPMVAIRVHPLKPACVVLHAPKELDPLAIKIAELENIPLLVTKMNLNEIIKRLEEL
- a CDS encoding DUF438 domain-containing protein — protein: MVNKMEEETRRKEILKGILKKLHEGATPENVKAEFREFLSQVTPLEIARAEEELIKEGIPREEIRKLCDLHLKIFNELQGGKMDVPDGHPLKILLTEHEMLLGFAGELLQIARDWGGSEHEKLEHVIEHLKSSESHYVREENALFPYLERHGITEPPQVMWMEHDMIREIKKEIYAIAESNDVDVAKLQETTLKLLENLQSHFYKENNILFPTALRVISEEEWKEARKEFDELGYCCFTPSTVLGVGQTVVGTKEEHRNLKALCVDGEVPLDTGKLSVEELDAILNALPVDISFVDKEDTVRYYNDTKDRIFPRTKAVIGRKVQNCHPQKSLEKVNAIINDFKAGKRDKAEFWINLKGRQIYIRYFPVRNKQGEYLGCLEVTQDITEIKKIEGEKRLLDG